The Xyrauchen texanus isolate HMW12.3.18 unplaced genomic scaffold, RBS_HiC_50CHRs HiC_scaffold_988, whole genome shotgun sequence sequence AGGACATTAAAACGTGGATGAATCTAAATTTCCTCAACTTAAATGGAGACAAGATTGAGATCATAGTGTTTGGACACCCTGAACTGCTTGATGTAGATTCTCTCTGCCCTTTAACTTCAAACAGCCGCTCAACTGTGAGGAGTCTTGGTGTTGTGTTGGATGGTGCATTTAAGCTTGATAAACAGATATCCGCCACTGTTAGATCGTGTTTTCTCCAGTTGAGAACTATAGCCAAGGTAAAGGCTTATCTCCCTCCTAAAGATTTGGAGAGGGTGATAAATGCCCTTATAACTTCCCACCTTGACTATTGTAACTCCTTATATGTGGGCTTAGACAAGTCATCGATTCAGCGTCTGCAGTTAGTCCAGAATGCTGCTCCCTGCTTCCTGACAGGAAAGAGAATGAGGGACCACATCACACCTGTGTTGCGCTACCTCCACTGACTCCCTGTTCATTACAggattgatttaaaaatgttacttttaacTTCTTCATGTTCATACTCCAGCTACAGCGCTGAGATCCGCCAATCTCCTCCTCCTGGATGTACCTAGAAGCAGACTAAAAACCAGAGGTGATCGAGCCTTTAGTGTAGCTGCCCCTAACCTGTGGAACAACCTGCCAGTCCATATCAGAACCTGCCCAACTCTCGAATGttttaaatcattgttaaaaACACATCTATTTTCTTTGGCATTTCCTTCGAGTTAAGTCTGTTATTTTCCTGGTAATTTCAATTTTAATATCACTATAtatcagtatactgtatattataaatgttttattgttgtacTTTTTATTGTGTGAGTAGTGTCATGTTGTTATATTTAACCTGTGAAGCACcttggtcaactttggttgttttAAGTgtgctatatataaataaaattgattgattgattgattgattgattgattgatcttgAGATCACATGACATGAAAATATGATGTGGGATACTACTATTTGATATCGCAGATCATCGCAGTTCATTGATTGTAACCAGAGACATCTCCTAACAACCAATTGCAGAGGATAAGCAATGCAAAACAATGCTAGCAATTGTTCTACAGGTGTATGAtcatcaaaagagagtataatttactGTGTTTAACACATCTGACTCTGCAAACTTTTgctaaacaagttttattatcatgtaatgtaggaactttgactgaTTAATGCCTTTTATTTgcttaaaagaaaatatttatcattaactttgcatttgtttgtgtgaAATGCACCTAATTCTGCGAGTTGGAAATTTCCACTCAAGCAGAAAGCAGAATTTCCATTTTCCTACTTTCGAAAAGTGCATTGGAATGTCAGTAAACTGAAATTTAACTGGCATTCCAATGCACTTTTCGAAAGTAGGAAATTGGAAATTCTTCTTTTCTAAGTTGAATTGAACGCAGTATTTTTCACCCACAAATACTCTTGTGAAAAGGggttttctacaatggcatctgtaacttaAAACGTTTTCTGCATCCACGTCAACATATGTAATGTCCAAGACCACTGTTGTACCACTGAAAACAGAGAGCTCCTTTAAAAAATCTTTTATCTGTCTCTGTTCTGCAGGTGCTTATGTTCCTGAAGGGCTGTTGACATCTTGCACCTGGGATTACATGACCTTCACACCCTCCGTGCGAGCTTACACCATGCTTCTTTTCACCTTTGTCTTCTTCATTCCACTTATTGTCATCATCTTCTGCTATGTTTTTATCTTCCGTTCCATTCGTAGCACTAATGAGTAAGTCCTTTGATACAGATCTAACACTACAATATGAAATTATGCATAACCTCAGCACTGTTCTAAAGCTGTTAAAATGGTTATTGAATTGTTAAGCAATTTCACACAAGCAAAAGTGCTGTAGTACTGAATTCATCCACAGGggatcacagctgtgctgatgttCAATACAGCAGTGCGATTGCAAGTGGGAAGTTAATAGCTAATAACTTAATAATACAGATCCGGTAATGTAATACAGACCCGGCTTTGATAACCGGCACTCTTAGATGCTGTAATATAATATTTGCATGTTgtattatctactgcatattgAGGTAGTAGTACTTTTAGAAAAAGCTGCTGAATAATTTGTTGAATGTAACTCTGAAGTACTCCAGCactgttactgtatattttaattaacCTTGAAGTATGACCTAGCTAAATTAGATAGATGGAACGACAGATTTTGATATCATTAACCTTTGATATTGAATTAGTGTTGTCTAATTGTTGTTTTCTATTTGTCTTTGAAAGAGCGGTGGGCAAAATGAATGGAGATAACAAGAGAGACTCAATTAAAAGATTCCAAAGGATGAAAAATGAATGGAAGATGGCAAAAATAGCTCTTATTGTTATTCTCATGTATGTTATCTCTTGGTCTCCATATTCAACTGTGGCACTGACAGCCTTTGCTGGGTAAATAAATCtccctcacacacatactcatgcaCATGTATATTCTATACTTTTTAGACCAtggtttcaaaaacatttttggtcAGTTCAATCCCTGTGACCTAAATTACTTATTTGGAGTGCCTCAGGACATTTGTGTAATGTTTTAACATGTCAATAACTGTAATCATAGATTACATTTGTATGTAAGATCAAAGATTTATTCtagtattgttattgttattgtccCTTAGGAGTTTGCAAACCCCTCAGTTGGGACACCCTGAACTGTTAGATTTTGATTTGTATGATTGTGATAAGGTGATAATTAATGTATTTACTAATTTTCCATGTATTTCTGAGGTATGCTGATATACTCACACCGTATATGAATTCAGTACCTGCATTGATAGCCAAAGCTTCAGCCATTCACAATCCCATCATCTACGCCATCACACACCCAAAATACAGGTACTGGAAGGAGTCACACGTGATTTTCTCTTTATCATTGTTGTCAGTCCAatctatacagtatactgtatgatcCACATTGACTGTGGTACTGGTATCATTGACCCAAAGTGGTAATTAAAGACTGAGATTCTAATGAAGAAACTCACAGTCGATGAATACAGAATATGTGCGATTAGTTTACCTGGTCTGTCCTCATTGTGTCTAAACACTGGAGGCAAATTGTGTTGTTTTAATTTTACACTAGCTCACTGAGCTATTCAATCACAATAACCGATCAGTCACTTTAGAAACAGATATTGCTCCTGGGTTTATAGTATACATTTCCATTTTGACTGGTTTACTTAACCTGAAAATACGTTTGTGCATATGGAGTAAGTAATCCTGCACATAGTATCCTGCGACATTCTGATATTATTTTCTCTcacattaaacaacaacaacaaaaaaacaccatcACAGGACTGATCCATGAGGTAATTGATTGCAATGAAATTAGGTTGATTTTGTGTAGTTGAACTaacttttaatcatttttaaaatgtgcagACTTATGTACCTACTGAGAGTCCCTAAAATTGTCACATTTTAGTTATCCAATCATATCACTATAGCTCCCCTAAGGGCATTTATATTCACATATTTAATCAAAAAAAGCCTTTCTAATATTTTTTTaccatatttaataataaaattaacttaaacttaaTAAAACTTTGGggccaaacaaaaacatatttcttcAGCGGGCCCGGTTGTACCCAATACACCACTCATGCTCaatcacatactttttttttttttttaaaacacaattctGAAGAATAGATGGTTTTCTTAGTGCTAAATTGAAAAtatgttgtatatatattttactaggCTGCACACTATACTATGCAGACTGTGTGGTGCATATACAATATTTTAGATACCAATCAATATATATCAGTAATTTCTCATTAGTATTTTTCATTATGTCTCATTGATGGTTGctaaatatgattattatttgaCAGGACTGTAGGGCTTTGGGAACTGTATGCTgttaatacactcacctaaaggattattaggaacaccatactaatactgtgtttgaccccctttcgccttcagaactgccttaattctacgtggcactgattcaacaaggcgctgaaagcattctttagaaatgttggcccatattgataggatagcatcttgcagttgatggagatttgtgggatgcacatccagggcacgaagctcccgttccaccacatcccaaagatgctctattgggttgagatctggtgactgtgagggccattttagtacagtgaactcattgtcatgttcaagaaaccaatttgaaatgattcgagctttgtgacatggtgcattatcctgctggaagtagccatcagaggatgggtacatggtggccataaagggatggacatggtcagaaacaatgctcaggtaggccgtggcatttaaacgatgcccaattggcactaaggggcctaaagtgtgccaagaaaacatccccacaccattacaccaccaccaccaccagcctgcacagtggtaacaaggcatgatggatccatgttctcattctgtttacgccaaattctgactctaccatctgaatgtctccacagaaatcgagactcatcagaccaggcaacatttttccagtcttcaactgtccaattttggtgagctcttgcaaattgtagcctctttttcctatttgtagtggagatgagtggtacccggtggggtcttctgctgttgtagcccatccgcctcaaggttgtgcgtgttgtggcttcacaaatgctgtgctgcatacctcggttgtaatgagtggttatttcaggcaaagttgctcttctatcagcttgaatcagtcggcccattctcctctgacctctagcatcaacaaggcattttcgcccacaggactgccacatactggatgtttttcccttttcacaccattctttgtaaaccctagaaatggttatgcgtgaaaatcccagtaactgagcagattgtgaaatactcagaccggcccatctggcaccaacaaccatgccacgctcaaaattgcttaaatcacctttttttcccattctgacattcagtttggagttcaggagattgtcttgaccaggaccacacccctaaatgcattgaagcaactgccatgtgattggttgattagataattgcattaatgagaaattgaacaggtgttcctaataatcctttaggtgagtgtatatctgtaTCCAATGATTTAATCCTTTCATGCTCTTTGTGAATGTGGATCTAGTGTGGTTAAGATGTCATAGGCCTGTATCTGATCTGTCTCTTTGTCAGGCTGGCCATAGCAAAATATATTCCATGTCTTCGCGTGCTGTTGTGCATTCCCAAGCGTGATCTCCACTCATTCCACAGTAGCTTAATATCCACACGCCGTTCCACTGTCACAAGCCAGTCCTCTGATCTGTCCGGACCTTTTGGCAGAACCAGCACCGGCAAGTCCCGGCTCTCCTCTGCCTCCGACAGTGAATCTGTGAGTGTATTAGACTGATGGATCTGAAGATTTGATGATTAGTCAACTAATGTGCAAATGTGTTTGTAATAGGCTATACATGTACACTGTTAGACcaaaaacatactttatgcaagtaCACATACGAAGATACAAGCACTTCACTGACATATTGCAAATGCGCAGCccggttgaacatgcttaacgtactttcttgcattactgtggtaGTAACagacctcagtactcaagggggtggTAGAATTACCAGAACTTTCAAAATGATTTGCCgttaaactgaatgtgtttttattcAGGTAAGTAGCCAAATAATATATTGACTTTACCTTAATAGCCCTGCAATATTCTCTTCAGATTGTTACCCcaacatgacagtagttgacttgaaataGA is a genomic window containing:
- the LOC127642869 gene encoding melanopsin-A; this encodes AYVPEGLLTSCTWDYMTFTPSVRAYTMLLFTFVFFIPLIVIIFCYVFIFRSIRSTNEAVGKMNGDNKRDSIKRFQRMKNEWKMAKIALIVILMYVISWSPYSTVALTAFAGYADILTPYMNSVPALIAKASAIHNPIIYAITHPKYRLAIAKYIPCLRVLLCIPKRDLHSFHSSLISTRRSTVTSQSSDLSGPFGRTSTGKSRLSSASDSES